From the Pseudomonas baltica genome, one window contains:
- a CDS encoding YbaK/EbsC family protein has protein sequence MSLATVKSFLAANAPDLRVIELPESTATVALAAAAHDVEPGQIAKSLSLRVNDQIILIVTRGDARLDNKKYKAHFGVKAKMLDTSEVLAHTSHPVGGVCPFGLPETVAVYCDVSLQAFDEVLPAGGAVNAAVRVPPQRMAELVNAQWIDVAQA, from the coding sequence ATGAGCCTGGCAACCGTCAAATCCTTCCTCGCGGCAAATGCCCCGGACCTTCGCGTGATCGAACTGCCGGAAAGCACCGCGACAGTGGCCCTGGCCGCCGCCGCGCACGACGTCGAGCCGGGGCAGATCGCCAAGTCGCTGTCGTTGCGGGTCAACGATCAGATCATCCTCATCGTCACCCGTGGCGACGCGCGCCTGGACAACAAAAAGTACAAGGCGCACTTCGGCGTCAAGGCCAAGATGCTCGACACCAGCGAGGTCCTCGCGCACACCAGCCACCCGGTCGGCGGCGTCTGCCCGTTCGGCTTGCCCGAAACCGTTGCGGTGTACTGTGACGTATCCCTGCAGGCTTTTGACGAGGTGCTTCCCGCTGGAGGCGCTGTCAATGCTGCGGTACGTGTGCCCCCGCAACGTATGGCCGAGTTGGTGAATGCCCAGTGGATTGACGTGGCGCAGGCTTGA